Part of the Haloarcula laminariae genome is shown below.
ACGTGGACGACAACACCTACGTCGAACTCATCCCGGTGACCCGGGGAATGGCAGTCGCGGCGACGATGCTCGCGACGTGGATGGGCGTCACGATGATATTCCAGTTGGTCAACCCCAGAAACGCGGCCCAGTACGCCCGAACGACCGGCTGGATTCTGGAGCTCACCGCGCTCGTCCCGTTCGGAGAAGTCATCTTCGGCGCGTTCTGCCTGCTCATGGCGTGGGGACTCTCGAGTATCGCTCGCAGTGGGTACACAGAAATCGTCCCAGCGTCCGAATAGGTGCGCTATCGGCGCGGGGCGCCTGACGAGGCGGGGCTGTGTGGCTGAGTCTCACGTCATACCCGGCCGCGTTTGGACAACCCTTTAACCTCGCCGTCGGAACTCGCGAACATGTCGCAGCCACGACTCCTGATTCTCGGTCCGCCGGGAGCAGGTAAAGGGACACAGAGCGCGAACATCGCCGACGAGTACGACGTGGCTCACATCACGACCGGCGACGCGCTCCGGGCGAACAAGGACATGGACATCTCCGACATGGACACGGAGTACGACACGCCCCGCGAGTACATGGAAGCGGGCGACCTCGTCCCCGACGCCGTCGTCAACGCAATCGTCGACGAGGCCCTGAACTCCGCCGACGGCTTCGTCCTGGACGGCTACCCGCGGAACCTGGAGCAGGCCAAGGAGCTGGAGGACATGACTGACCTCGACGTCATCCTCTCGCTTTCGGTCTCCCGCGACGAACTGGTCGACCGGCTCACCGGCCGCCGCGTCTGTGACGACTGCGGCGCGAACTACCACGTCGAGTTCAACCAGCCCGAAGAGTCGGGCGTCTGTGACGACTGTGGCGGCGAACTCATCCAGCGCGACGACGACAACGAGGAGTCGGTACGCAACCGACTCGACGTCTTCGAGGAGAACACCGCCCCCGTCATCGACCACTACGAGGACCACGACGGCTTCGTCGCCGTCGACGGCGAGCAGACCCCCGACGGGGTCTGGGCTGACATCGAGGCGGCGATCGACGGGCGGACAGAATAAAGTTCATACGTCGCCGTCGCTTTCCCCCTCACAATGGCACGAACCGCGCCGAAAGTAGAGCGACTCGCTGACGACGGTGAAGCGCTCACCGACGCGCTCGCCCGGGTGCTCGATGTCGCCGAGGAGAAGGGGACCGTCACCTGGAGCGACGTCAGCGACGACATGAGTAGCGGCGAGTGGGGGCGGCTCATCGAGTCGGGCCTGCTCGTCGACGCCGACGGCGACGGCTTCGTCATCGAGGACCCGGAGGCCGTCCGGGACGCGCTGTCGGAGACCGACGCCGACCCCGCGGAGGAGGACGACGACGGGTGGAGCCAGTGGGACAAACTGGCCGCGCTCGGGACTGTCGGGCTCTTTGCCGGCTACTCCATCAACTCCATCCGGAACGCCATCGGCGGGACCATCGACATCGCGCTCGGCCCGCTGGCGGAGGTGCTTCCCTTCTACGTCCTCATCCTGGTCCTGGCCGTCTTCACCGGGGCGACCTCCTCGATTCTCCAGGACAACATGATGGACATGTCCGGGATGGGCGACCACCAGGAGAAGATGGAGAAAATCAAGGAGCGGCGCAAAGAGGCCAAAGAGCGGGGCGACGACGAGGCCCTGGAGCGCATCGAGGAGGAGCAGATGGAGCTCATGACCGACCAGATGGGCATGTTCAAACAGCAGTTCCGCCCGATGGTCTGGATCATGCTCATCAACATCCCCGTGTTCCTCTGGATCTACTGGATGGTCTTCGGTCCCGGGCTGACCATCTCCTCGCCCGTCATGACGCTGCCCATCTTCGGCGAGGTCGAGAGCTGGCGCCGGGGGCTCGTGGGCCCGATGCAGGCCTGGATCGTCTGGTACTTCCTGTGCTCGCTGTCCTTCACCCAGATTATCCGGAAGGCGCTGGACGTCCAGACCTCGCCGACTGCCAGCTAACCCCGCCCCCTCTTTTCCGCGGTCTCCGGCAGTCCTTGCCCGTCGCTATCAATCCTCCCGCGGCTCGGCTCCCGGCAACAGCGAGACACAACTCCTTTTATCCGTAACCCCGGAGAGCTACCATGTTGATTACCGTCTCCGGTCCCGCGGGCAGCGGGAAGAGCACGCTCGCCCGGAGCCTGGCCGACGCGCTGGACTACGAACACGTCTCCGGCGGCGACATCTTCCGCTCGCTCGCCGAGGAGCGGGGGATGACGCCCCTGGAACTGAACAAGGCCGCCGAGGAGGACGCCCAGATAGACCGCGACCTCGACCGGCGGCTCCGCGACATCGCCGCAGAACGCGACGACCTCGTCCTGGAGTCGCGCCTCGCCGGCTGGATGGCCGGCGACCACGCCGATATCAAACTGTGGCTCACCGCGCCGCTCGACGTCCGGGCCGACCGCATCGCCCAGCGGGAGAACAAGCCCTTCGAGCAGGCCCGGACCGAGACCGAGGAGCGAAGCGTCAGCGAGGCCCAGCGCTACAACGAGTACTACGACATCGACTTCGACGACCTCTCGATTTACGACCTCGCCATCAACACGGCCCGCTGGGACCCGCCGGGGACCCTGAGCATCGCGCTGCACGCCGTCGACTCCTTCGACGCCGACGCGGACGAGGGCCAGGCCCCCGTCGAGGGCATCCGCTACGAGTTCTGATGGTCCGCGCCCCGCCCGACGAGCGAAGCGTCGACGACCTGCTCGCCTTTGGCGTCGTCAACCTCGACAAACCGCCCGGCCCCTCGGCCCACCAGGTCGCCGCGTGGGTCCGCGACGCCACTGGCCAGGACCGGGTCGCCCACGGCGGGACCCTGGACCCGAAAGTGACCGGCTGTCTCCCCGTGCTGCTGGGCGACGCCGCCCGCGCCGCGCGCATCTTCGACGACGCCGTCAAGGAGTACGTCGCCGTCCTGGAACTGCACGACAGCGCGCCGCCGGACTTCGACGCGGTGGTCGCCGAGTTCGAGGGCGAGATCTACCAGAAGCCACCGCGCAAGAGCGCCGTGAAGCGCCAGCTCCGGACCCGCCGGATTCACGACCTCGACGTGCTGGAACGGAGCGATCGCCGCGCCCTGCTGCGGGTCCGCTGTGCCTCGGGGACGTACATCCGCAAGCTCTGTCACGACATCGGGCTGGCGCTGGGCACCGGCGCCCACATGGGCGACCTGCGCCGGACCGCGACCGGGCAGTTCGACGACCGCTCGCTCGTCTCGATGCACGACCTCGTCGACGCGCTGTCCTTCGCCGAGGACGGCGACGAGAGCGCGCTTCGGGAGTCCGTCCGGCCCGCCGAGCACGCGCTGGCCCACCTGCCACGGCTCGTCGTCGCACATAGCGCCGCCGAGGCCATCGCCGACGGGGCGCCGGTGTACGCGCCGGGTGTTCTCGCGGCCCGGCCCGCCGAAGTCGGCGGCGCTGTTCCCACGGCGGGCGAACTGGTGGTCTGTGTCACGCCCGACGGGGCGGCCGTCTCGCTGGGCACGCTGGTCGGCGACCCCGAGGCCGAATCGGGGACCGTCGCCGAACCCGAGCGGGTGTTGGTCTGACACACGGCGGGTGCGAAACGACACCCTTAATTAACGAACCCTCCTCCTCCAAATCACGGGACCGTGGGGTAGCGGTATCCTCGGCGGATGGGGTCCGTCGGACCTGAGTTCGAATCTCGGCGGTCCCACTTCAACTTCCTACAGACGCCGACACCTGTACGCTTAGGTGTGCGAACAGCAAAGTTCCTTCTGAGCTTCGGCTGAAATTCACTCGCTCTATACCCGTCTTACAGCGCGGAGAGGCGTCGATGTGTAGCCCAAGCGGTCAGCCCGTCGGACAGGTCGCGCTCCGACTCGCCCGCGCTGGGACAGTATTGCCCCGCGGTTATCGGTCCAGTGCCCGCAGTAACGCGGACCGATGGAACGCGACCGACGCCGCTCGGCCTCGTTCCGGGTACCCGGTGTTCGTCACAACCCCCCGTGAGTCGACGGCGCTGTCGGCGATGGCGACGACCCTGTGGACAGGTCTCGGGGTCGGTACTGGCCGCACTTCCCCGTACCCCTCTCGGAGCGCCGCTCGCAGCGGCTCCGGCTCGTCGACGTACCAATCGGCGACGAGGTATTCGGTCTTGGCCAGCGCCAGGGCGGGTGGCGCGGCCATCGGCCGCTCCCAGTCGAGGACGGCCGAGACGGCGCCGTCGGCCACGAGCGCGTTTCCGGGCCGGAGGTCCCAGGGGAACAGCCTCGGGGTCGCGCGGTCGATTGGCGCGGCGTCGAGACAGTCGCTCAGTCGGTCCCGAAGCGGGTCAAACTCGGGGGGCAAGCGGCGCACGGCCCGGCGGCCGTACTCGACGAGCCAGGGGTCCCAGTCGGGACCGGCCGCGACGAGGCGGTCGTCGCCCCTCGGGTCCGCCGCTCGTGTGAGCCCGCCACAGCTGTCGAAGGAAAACGCGGCGTGTAGCTGGCCCAGATACCGGC
Proteins encoded:
- a CDS encoding adenylate kinase; this translates as MSQPRLLILGPPGAGKGTQSANIADEYDVAHITTGDALRANKDMDISDMDTEYDTPREYMEAGDLVPDAVVNAIVDEALNSADGFVLDGYPRNLEQAKELEDMTDLDVILSLSVSRDELVDRLTGRRVCDDCGANYHVEFNQPEESGVCDDCGGELIQRDDDNEESVRNRLDVFEENTAPVIDHYEDHDGFVAVDGEQTPDGVWADIEAAIDGRTE
- a CDS encoding DUF106 domain-containing protein encodes the protein MARTAPKVERLADDGEALTDALARVLDVAEEKGTVTWSDVSDDMSSGEWGRLIESGLLVDADGDGFVIEDPEAVRDALSETDADPAEEDDDGWSQWDKLAALGTVGLFAGYSINSIRNAIGGTIDIALGPLAEVLPFYVLILVLAVFTGATSSILQDNMMDMSGMGDHQEKMEKIKERRKEAKERGDDEALERIEEEQMELMTDQMGMFKQQFRPMVWIMLINIPVFLWIYWMVFGPGLTISSPVMTLPIFGEVESWRRGLVGPMQAWIVWYFLCSLSFTQIIRKALDVQTSPTAS
- the cmk gene encoding (d)CMP kinase; this encodes MLITVSGPAGSGKSTLARSLADALDYEHVSGGDIFRSLAEERGMTPLELNKAAEEDAQIDRDLDRRLRDIAAERDDLVLESRLAGWMAGDHADIKLWLTAPLDVRADRIAQRENKPFEQARTETEERSVSEAQRYNEYYDIDFDDLSIYDLAINTARWDPPGTLSIALHAVDSFDADADEGQAPVEGIRYEF
- a CDS encoding RNA-guided pseudouridylation complex pseudouridine synthase subunit Cbf5, which translates into the protein MMVRAPPDERSVDDLLAFGVVNLDKPPGPSAHQVAAWVRDATGQDRVAHGGTLDPKVTGCLPVLLGDAARAARIFDDAVKEYVAVLELHDSAPPDFDAVVAEFEGEIYQKPPRKSAVKRQLRTRRIHDLDVLERSDRRALLRVRCASGTYIRKLCHDIGLALGTGAHMGDLRRTATGQFDDRSLVSMHDLVDALSFAEDGDESALRESVRPAEHALAHLPRLVVAHSAAEAIADGAPVYAPGVLAARPAEVGGAVPTAGELVVCVTPDGAAVSLGTLVGDPEAESGTVAEPERVLV
- a CDS encoding phosphotransferase family protein, with the translated sequence MNRSLTTAIVDRHYPQRTVVGVDHVAAGTRPTAVVRFDGHPPLVVQCSETIEAVRTEAALTRAVRARTDVPVPAVLAAGTVDEQAYAVTEFRSGTDLHAAFTDSPPAVRRDIARQFGRYLGQLHAAFSFDSCGGLTRAADPRGDDRLVAAGPDWDPWLVEYGRRAVRRLPPEFDPLRDRLSDCLDAAPIDRATPRLFPWDLRPGNALVADGAVSAVLDWERPMAAPPALALAKTEYLVADWYVDEPEPLRAALREGYGEVRPVPTPRPVHRVVAIADSAVDSRGVVTNTGYPERGRAASVAFHRSALLRALDR